One segment of Clarias gariepinus isolate MV-2021 ecotype Netherlands chromosome 6, CGAR_prim_01v2, whole genome shotgun sequence DNA contains the following:
- the zp2l2 gene encoding zona pellucida glycoprotein 2, like 2 — protein MVGKMYPVVVLVFLVFHASFCSAQVLKMRSWQMPSFHSASTGDQVLQGQFTQSGVTQQEGNLLQESLPNTNQSWQQARVASAASQLCEVDESSRVGCGERGISPAECEALDCCFDNRRFFRAYDGPMCYYGKAVTVQCTMDGLFILVISRDVTIPSIDLESISIQAITGEPCTAVDSNDDFAIFQFPVTACGTRTKVEGDYIVYENTMVSSYEVGFGPHGAITRDSSLELTFQCRYLATVVEDLVVDVNTRPLPPPVVQKGALRVELRLAKGVCKTKGCSDAEMYSSYYTEADYPVTKLLQDPVYVEVRIPERADPNIALVLNHCWATGTPDSSSKPQWDLLVDGCPYAEDRYQTSLVPVTLSSGLQHLTHYRRFIVKMFTFVGQETLIPQEEQLFIHCSTALCQLSATESCEPSCDRTRRSVSPPWDSEKKLLVSSGMVLFVADSPALAKSQADSHEEAH, from the exons ATGGTGGGTAAGATGTATCCTGTTGTGGTGTTAGTTTTCCTTGTCTTCCATGCAAGTTTTTGTAGTGCCCAAGTGCTAAAAATGCGATCATGGCAAATGCCATCTTTTCACTCAGCTAGCACGGGTGATCAAGTGCTTCAGGGCCAGTTCACACAATCAGGAGTCACTCAGCAGGAAGGAAACCTACTTCAGGAATCTCTCCCAAACACTAATCAATCATGGCAGCAGGCCCGAGTGGCCTCTGCAGCTTCCCAGCTCTGTGAGGTGGATGAATCTTCCCGGGTGGGTTGCGGTGAACGTGGCATCAGTCCTGCCGAGTGTGAAGCACTAGATTGTTGTTTTGATAACCGACGTTTCTTTCGAGCTTATGATGGTCCAATGTGCTATTATGGAAAGGCAG TGACTGTGCAGTGCACCATGGATGGGCTATTTATTTTGGTCATATCCAGAGACGTAACAATACCAAGCATTGATCTAGAAAGCATCAGTATCCAGGCGATTACTGGTGAGCCCTGTACAGCTGTTGACAGCAATGATGACTTTGCCATCTTCCAGTTCCCAGTCACAGCCTGTGGCACTAGAACAAAG GTGGAAGGTGACTACATTGTTTACGAGAACACTATGGTATCATCGTATGAGGTGGGGTTTGGTCCCCATGGTGCAATCACAAGAGACAGCTCTCTTGA GCTGACCTTCCAGTGCAGATATTTGGCCACAGTGGTGGAGGATCTGGTGGTAGATGTGAACACTCGTCCTTTGCCCCCTCCTGTGGTTCAAAAAGGCGCTCTGAGAGTGGAGCTCAGGCTTGCAAAAGGGGTGTGTAAGACCAAAGGGTGTTCTGATG CGGAGATGTATAGTTCATACTACACAGAGGCTGACTACCCTGTGACAAAGCTACTGCAGGATCCTGTATATGTGGAAGTACGCATTCCAGAGAGGGCGGATCCGAATATTGCCCTTGTACTGAACCATTGCTGGGCCACTGGTACACCCGACTCCTCAAGCAAACCTCAGTGGGACCTGCTGGTCGATGG GTGCCCTTATGCAGAGGACCGCTACCAGACATCACTGGTCCCGGTCACGCTGTCTTCTGGTCTGCAGCATCTAACTCACTACAGGCGTTTCATTGTGAAGATGTTTACCTTTGTTGGCCAGGAAACGTTAATCCCTCAAGAGGAACAG CTTTTTATCCACTGCAGTACTGCGTTGTGCCAGCTCTCAGCCACAGAGTCCTGTGAACCAAGCTGTGATAGGACAA GAAGATCAGTTTCACCTCCATGGGATTCTGAGAAGAAACTTCTAGTCTCTAGTGGTATGGTCCTATTTGTTGCTGACTCGCCAGCTCTAGCTAAGAGTCAAGCTGACAGTCATGAGGAAG CCCATTGA